The stretch of DNA ggcatAATCGTCCCAGCATGTACACCCACAACATTGCAACTTGCCAAGTGGTAACTACAACCTTACTCTGAGCTTTTGGTGTCTGAGGTTTTTGTGTCTCTCTTGGCTTTGTCTGTTCAGCGGCGGGTTTCTTCTTTGCCTCGGGCGTTGTGGCGGGCCTCTGAGATGTCTGCACAGTAGAAGGCTTCTGTGGTTTTCGTGTGGCCAGCGGCGAAGAACTTTCTTCGGGTTCCTCTGTAGTCTCCTTCCTCTAAGGTCGGAAACATGTTTtgttagaaaataaaaagaaagaacagtgaaTCCATTGTCAAACGTGAACCAACGTGACTCAGGCTGTTATATTTCTGGCCTTTGAGCTCTAAGCTTCATCACAGGATACACTTCCAACATTGCCAAAGCGCTACTATTGTCATCAGCCTGATGCTAGTGCACAGTGTAGGAGACAGGCTACCCCAAACAATGTGCAGTTAGTCTAAACAAGGGCGTTAATGCAGGCTAGTTCGTACCTCACTGCAAGGTCTGGTTAGTCCTCTCTTGAGTGAAACAATTCTACCTTATCTTTGCAAATTTCTTCGTGTCATCAAGCCACCTAATCAACAGCTGTCCTCAGCACTCATTCTGTAACAGTAGTAGACTGCACATTAGCTGCCTTACAAATTAGATGGCCCACCCAACCTCATTTCATCCTCTTAATCTCAAATGCAATATAAGCTATCACCATTTGTTACCTAGTCTGCATCACTGCATTTCTGTCTCCTAATGTTGCCCCTAACAATCTTTAATAAAAGTAACTTGTGGGGCTCCACAtgctaaaaccacaatatgattatgaggcacgccgcagtggaaggatctggaaatttcaaccacctggtggTCTTCGACGTACACCGACCCTGTCATGTAGCCGGTGTGGGAGCACAACAGCAATTGTAAAAGCATAATGACAGAAAGTTTGGTGCAATTTGTTAGACATCATGTGAGGAATGACATCCAGATGCAGATAGGAAAGGAACAGAATCGAGTCAAGGGAATGAAAATTGCAGCGCATACTGGTTTGTGCCACAATGTCAGCCACACTGCATGAGTATGCCTGGGTTGTCTCTCTTCTAAACATTGAAGAATTTTTCAAAGGACCCAAAAAAGTTGCCCTTAGTAACCAAGTGTCTCTTTAATGGTGTCTCTTGTATGCAATGTTGCAATCATGGCCAACGTAGGAAAACCAACCGCACCGTTTTCAAATGCCTCTTATAAATGAGTGTCTCGTGTAATGAGGTATTTACTGTAGTTGCTGCGTCAACTGCCCCTAAAGGATGTAGAAGCTTACACTGCTGGCCGGCTTTGATGGCTTCAAACTTTTCTCTTCTGCGGTCCGAAGCGCCGTAGCTGCGTAGGAGGCAGCCTTTATTGCAGCGGGACCTGCAAACCAGTCAAGCATTCAGCAAGTGGAATAGATAATGAAAAGAAAAGCAATGAAGTATCACTGTGAAAGCTTCCTTTCATGTACAGtacacatagaaaaaaagaaactgcaggtaTGATTGGAAAGTAAATACTAAAAGCCATTTGCCTGATTTGCTAGTGCAtgctaaaatgaaaaaaaaaaaaacttatttcaAGCCTGAACTTACTGGTTGAAGAATCGGCAGAtgctctttctttcctcttgGCAAACCACGCACCAACAGCAAGATCGGTTTCATCTTCTTCGTCTTTTAACTGGAAACTCCCCAAAGAAGTCTTTGGTGAAGGCTCCACCTAGAAGGAAAAATATTTTGATCAGTTGCAGGGAATGATATCCTCCATATATGATACCTCTATTGATACCTCTATATAATATGATACCCCTATTGCAGGAAACAGGATATCAAGGTGAATTACACGAAAGTGAGCGTATAAGGGGAAACTCCCTCTTGTTGAAAGGACTCATATTATACAACAAATCTATCTAGTGCGGACAAAGTGAAAGTACTAGCTACGATATGAAATATTACTTTGGCTCTTTAACTGTCTGAGTTGCAGCACGTCTTCGTTTATGCTTCAATACCAAAACATATTTAAGAAATTGGCCAGCTGTATACCTTTCAATTCTCACAGCGCCAAATATGTGGGAGCTGAAACATGATTTAGTTCTTTTACAATTTTCACAGCCATGCTAACCTCAAGAACTCCGATTTAAACACAATAAACATAGCTCATAGCCCAAGGTAACATTTTTTGTATGCTTTAATAAAGTTTATAAAGTGCCACCTTGTTTTTACGCACTTGCTTGGTTGACACCTGCACACCACTAACATGCAATTATGTAAGGACAACGCCTGTGTGCCTAAGTGGAAGCTGTCTGAGCATTTTACGATCTGAATGAGTTGCTGGAGCACACCAGCTTTGTCCTGTGTCAGCTTAACTGATGAATAGGAGCCAAATCCAGATTGCACATTTTGAAGCGCTGTCACTTAGCCAAACACCAACACCAAACAATCTCTGACAAGGCATTTAGATTGCTAGGCATGAAGCAGAGAGCTCGCATGCACTGGTAGGAGTACCGGTGGTCTTGGAGATGACTATAAGCATAGGGTACTGTCATAGCAGGCTCAGTATGAGACAAATGACCCAGGCACTTAGTGTACGAAAGGGAACACATGAGACAGAACATTAGCAATTATAGGtctgtgtacttacatttaggtgcacgttaaagaacccaaggttgttgaaatttccagagccctccactacggcacccctcataatcatattgtggttttgagatgtaaaagcccccaacaattattataaaacATTACGCAGACAACGTAATCATGTTCTTCTAATCATGAAATCACCCAATGCCCGCATTACGCAGACAACGTAATCATGTTCTTCTAATCATGAAATCACCCAATGCCCGCATCAGTCCCACTGCTGCATAGCTTGCCAAGGGAAGAGCAAATGATGTTTGGCTGTCTATGACACAACATTGTAAGTTCCCTACTGCGTGCAGTGCAATAGCATTTGGCTCACACGTTCATGGGGGCCTTAACTACAGATCGGCAGCATCTTATGACTATGTCCAAAATGGTTGCCGGGCCCCTTCGAGCTTCTCCAAAGGCTGTCAATTACACTAGCAGgccaacaaaaataaaaatgcccgAAATTTTGAATTTTGTACAGCCCCTTTCTCGACATTTGTTTTTGCTTCAAACATAAAAAATATGTTTTGTTTTTAAAAAAAACAACCATGTATAAACAAATTTCGTACCTTGGAAGTATTCTCTTCGGGAGAGTGCAGTTTGATAAAGGCAAGGCCGTACTGGATACTCTGCAAGTAAAGGTGAAGTACAATGGTAAACCTTGCATGTGAGTCACAGGTAAGGCAGTACAATGCAGCGATCCCTTCCACTCAATTCTCCGCCCATTTCATTCAATCGGTATCACTGAATTTGAGAACTGCACCTTAATCACTGACAAAATGGCAATATAACTTGCTTACAATCCTGTTCCATCTCGTAACAGGAATTATCTGATGCACACAATTATTTCCCCGTACCACCAGTGATAGGAAGTCTCCTTTCAAGTTAACATAATGTTCACTAAGACTGAATGCAATAGTAGAAGTTTACAGGTTGAATGaattgtgtatttatttattcaagtgtACTCAGACAGATATCTATTCTGACTGATTAAAGGCAGGAAGTTACACCACACATGGGCAATATTTAAGGGGGCTAAAGAATGATTAGATTAGGCAGTAAatgcgcatgcctatgctggTCAACTATGTGTCATGATTTCTTGTGCGAGTCATGTCTTCCTTTTCAAGTAATTGCACTCAATAGCTAGACATTAATTTCAAAACTCAGAGTTAGAAAAGAACGtagtacagtactcacagattaaAATGCGACATCAAATCTTTTAGTATAACTATTGGTATGCACAAATGCTCGAGCTAACTGCGTCGTGTCACTACAAATGTGGCTGCTTAACgtgatgttggctctgatgtaaatgGAGTCGAAATTAcaccgatatgacacgaactgtagacacTGGAAACTAAAGTACAAGCATTACTTAGCCCAAAATTGCTGCATTTCAATCACTGGGGAAGAAGAATAAGGCACAACAATGAACTGTACTAAAACATACCTTGTTAAAAGGTTGTGTGCATACAATCTTAATACGGTCCCACTTCTCCTTAGCAAAAGACTGAGACAGCTTTTCTGCACCGAACATGCGGACACGGTTCAGGTTCGTCCCTTGACGGGCGTCCATTGGCGTCATGAACGATGATGCCACGAGAAGAACCTGTGCATAAAAATCAAGC from Rhipicephalus sanguineus isolate Rsan-2018 unplaced genomic scaffold, BIME_Rsan_1.4 Seq726, whole genome shotgun sequence encodes:
- the LOC119378184 gene encoding DNA repair protein XRCC1 (The sequence of the model RefSeq protein was modified relative to this genomic sequence to represent the inferred CDS: added 249 bases not found in genome assembly); translated protein: MPVLKIQHIVSFSSEDKVHKAENLLKPETYRKWKCATPGEKQASVILQLEKASVISSIDIGNESSAFIEVLVSRSSDAAQDYHVLLVASSFMTPMDARQGTNLNRVRMFGAEKLSQSFAKEKWDRIKIVCTQPFNKSIQYGLAFIKLHSPEENTSKVEPSPKTSLGSFQLKDEEDETDLAVGAWFAKRKERASADSSTSPAAIKAASYAATALRTAEEKSLKPSKPASSRKETTEEPEESSSPLATRKPQKPSTVQTSQRPATTPEAKKKPAAEQTKPRETQKPQTPKAQKKKKTKPPKKFEELMKGVVFVLSGFQNPLRSQIRDKALEMGAKYKADWDRSCTHLVCAFLNTPKYGQVKAAGGKIVKKEWVIDSYKEKCLKPWLE